In Arthrobacter ramosus, one DNA window encodes the following:
- a CDS encoding COG4280 domain-containing protein: MNTTALLLSVFLACLVEAVEAATIVLAAGTARDWRSALSGVGAGLVVLAAVVIVFGPAIALIPLDVLRIFVGGLLLVFGLQWMRKAILRASGHKALHDEDEIYRRELAAAESASGGSRFGVSDWYAFTLSFKGVLLEGLEVAFIVVTFGNIQGQLGLAAWTAAAAVVLVAVAAIIVRGPLSRVPENTMKFIVGIMLTGFGIFWGAEGAGAVWPVADLSLLVIIPALAVIALAIVLVLRRRPSKATPAAVSAPGHSDPGFSGAIPDGGSPAGASLESADPETAAARTRTVTAGATPPEGPRKTSVVESLKRFGLFWYDFIIGDDWRVALAVAASFAVTAALSSAGVAGSWLVVPAVAVLTLPMALSRLVRKS, from the coding sequence TTGAATACCACTGCGTTGCTGCTGTCCGTCTTCCTTGCCTGTTTGGTCGAAGCAGTGGAAGCTGCCACCATCGTCCTGGCGGCAGGCACGGCCCGTGACTGGCGTTCAGCCCTTTCCGGCGTCGGCGCCGGCCTGGTTGTCCTGGCCGCCGTCGTCATCGTCTTCGGGCCCGCGATCGCCCTGATTCCCTTGGACGTCCTGCGCATTTTCGTCGGAGGGCTCCTCCTTGTCTTCGGCCTCCAGTGGATGCGCAAGGCCATCCTTCGCGCCAGTGGTCACAAGGCCCTCCACGACGAGGACGAGATCTATCGTCGGGAACTTGCCGCGGCAGAGTCCGCGTCCGGTGGGTCCCGCTTCGGAGTGAGCGATTGGTACGCCTTCACCCTCTCCTTCAAAGGCGTCCTGCTCGAAGGACTGGAAGTTGCGTTCATCGTGGTCACCTTCGGCAACATCCAAGGTCAACTCGGACTGGCCGCGTGGACCGCCGCAGCGGCAGTTGTCCTGGTGGCCGTGGCGGCGATCATCGTGCGCGGACCCCTTTCCCGCGTGCCGGAGAACACCATGAAGTTCATCGTCGGCATCATGCTGACGGGCTTCGGCATCTTTTGGGGCGCCGAGGGTGCAGGCGCCGTGTGGCCCGTGGCTGATCTTTCCCTCCTGGTCATCATCCCGGCCTTGGCTGTCATCGCGCTGGCGATCGTGCTTGTGCTTCGCCGCCGCCCGTCCAAAGCAACGCCCGCCGCGGTGTCCGCGCCAGGCCATTCCGACCCGGGCTTCAGCGGTGCCATCCCCGACGGCGGTTCTCCGGCGGGAGCATCCTTGGAATCAGCTGATCCGGAAACCGCCGCAGCGCGGACCCGCACCGTGACCGCCGGGGCGACCCCTCCTGAAGGGCCACGCAAGACCTCGGTGGTGGAGTCGCTGAAGCGGTTCGGCTTGTTCTGGTACGACTTCATCATTGGCGACGACTGGAGGGTGGCCCTTGCCGTAGCCGCGTCCTTCGCGGTCACCGCGGCGCTGAGCTCCGCGGGAGTCGCGGGAAGCTGGTTGGTGGTCCCCGCCGTCGCGGTTTTGACGCTTCCCATGGCGCTTTCCCGCTTGGTCCGCAAGTCCTGA
- a CDS encoding flagellar FlbD family protein, with amino-acid sequence MIVVTRLNGTRFAVNPDIIERIHESPDTHLVTLDGATYVVREGLAEVVELIANYRAYILRRAQDLPTVTGYPLSLVRTPDPDGR; translated from the coding sequence ATGATCGTTGTCACCCGCCTGAACGGCACCCGCTTTGCCGTGAATCCGGACATTATTGAACGGATCCACGAGAGCCCGGACACCCACCTGGTGACGCTCGACGGCGCTACGTACGTTGTGCGGGAAGGCCTCGCGGAGGTAGTGGAACTGATTGCGAATTACCGGGCCTATATTCTTCGGCGGGCACAGGATCTCCCCACCGTGACGGGCTATCCCTTGAGCCTCGTGCGCACACCGGACCCGGACGGAAGGTAA
- a CDS encoding Chromate resistance protein ChrB, whose protein sequence is MRLAESTDTPDAGEAAEWLILVYRVPSEPTRLRAAVWRRLKGLGAVYLQNSIAALPKSPAAERALQKLRHEILDMPGTAILMSSTVIAGDSHILNLYQSARTDEYDEIVDRCKDFLAGIEKEYQANHFTYAELEENEVDYTKLVNWLAKIRARDTFQAPGSTEADAALAQCAQALEDYASRVYSEESEAH, encoded by the coding sequence ATGCGCCTTGCCGAATCGACCGATACTCCGGACGCGGGAGAGGCAGCCGAATGGCTGATCCTCGTCTATCGCGTCCCCTCCGAGCCCACCCGGTTGCGGGCAGCGGTCTGGCGGCGGCTCAAAGGATTGGGCGCCGTCTATCTGCAAAACTCGATCGCAGCGCTCCCGAAGTCACCGGCAGCGGAACGGGCACTCCAGAAACTGCGCCACGAAATCCTTGACATGCCCGGAACGGCAATCCTGATGTCTTCCACCGTCATCGCAGGCGACTCCCACATCCTGAACCTCTACCAATCGGCCCGCACCGATGAATACGACGAGATCGTTGACCGTTGCAAGGATTTTCTCGCCGGGATCGAGAAGGAATACCAGGCCAACCACTTCACGTATGCCGAGCTCGAGGAAAACGAGGTCGACTACACAAAGCTCGTCAACTGGCTCGCCAAGATCCGGGCGCGTGACACCTTCCAGGCACCTGGTTCCACTGAGGCGGATGCCGCCCTGGCCCAATGCGCACAGGCCTTGGAGGACTACGCAAGCAGGGTCTACTCAGAAGAATCCGAGGCGCACTGA